One stretch of Candidatus Binatia bacterium DNA includes these proteins:
- a CDS encoding succinate-semialdehyde dehydrogenase produces the protein MKLVSVCPATGRVLRTFEPYSDAKIERILAGARRAATRWPEEPLRTRAALLRRVGTQLRSQRESLARLIVREMGKPIAQARSEIEKCAWACDYYAEKGPAFLAPEPVPTEAEHSYVRFDPLGVVLAIMPWNFPFWQVFRFAAVAVVAGNTIVLKHAANVSLCALAIERVWKKAGAPTGLFQTILAESQRVARLIADPRVAAVTLTGSERAGQAVAALAGQHLKKCVLELGGSDAFLVLADAPIEEAARAAAEARTVNSGQSCIAAKRIIVERPVYRRFLPAFLRAMESLKVGDPMEPDTRVGPLARADLVETLQRQVEESVRRGAKVELGGKPLNRAGFFYPPTVLTQVRPGMPAFDEEVFGPVAAVIVARDAEDAVRLANASRYGLGAAIWTANRKRAEELAQRLEVGAVHINDVVHSDPRLPFGGVKHSGYGRELGTYGIKEFTNIKSVVVR, from the coding sequence ATGAAGCTCGTGTCGGTATGCCCCGCGACAGGCCGGGTGTTGCGCACGTTCGAGCCCTACTCGGACGCCAAGATCGAGCGTATTCTCGCGGGCGCGCGGCGGGCGGCAACGCGGTGGCCCGAGGAGCCTTTGCGAACGCGCGCCGCGCTTTTGCGCCGGGTAGGAACGCAATTACGGAGCCAAAGAGAGTCGCTGGCCCGCTTGATTGTGCGCGAGATGGGAAAGCCCATTGCGCAGGCACGTTCCGAAATCGAAAAGTGCGCGTGGGCGTGCGACTACTACGCGGAAAAGGGGCCCGCGTTCCTCGCGCCCGAGCCGGTGCCCACCGAAGCCGAGCACAGCTACGTGCGTTTCGATCCGCTCGGGGTCGTGCTGGCCATCATGCCGTGGAATTTTCCGTTCTGGCAGGTGTTCCGCTTTGCAGCGGTTGCGGTCGTGGCCGGCAACACGATCGTGCTCAAACATGCTGCGAACGTGTCGCTGTGCGCTTTGGCGATCGAGCGAGTATGGAAAAAAGCCGGCGCGCCAACCGGGCTGTTTCAGACGATCCTAGCCGAGAGCCAGCGCGTAGCTCGTTTGATTGCCGACCCGCGCGTTGCCGCGGTCACCCTCACCGGCAGCGAGCGTGCAGGCCAAGCAGTGGCTGCTTTAGCCGGGCAGCATCTCAAAAAATGCGTACTCGAGCTTGGCGGCTCGGATGCGTTTTTGGTTTTGGCCGATGCCCCGATCGAAGAAGCCGCGCGCGCCGCTGCCGAAGCACGAACTGTCAACTCTGGGCAAAGTTGCATCGCCGCCAAGCGGATCATCGTGGAGCGGCCGGTGTACCGTCGCTTTTTGCCTGCGTTTCTCCGTGCCATGGAGTCTCTCAAGGTCGGTGACCCCATGGAGCCCGACACTCGGGTAGGGCCCCTGGCCCGCGCGGACCTAGTGGAGACTTTGCAGCGGCAAGTGGAGGAATCGGTGCGCCGCGGCGCCAAGGTCGAGCTGGGGGGAAAACCGTTGAACCGTGCCGGCTTCTTTTACCCCCCGACGGTTCTGACCCAAGTCCGCCCGGGCATGCCGGCGTTCGACGAGGAGGTGTTTGGCCCGGTCGCTGCCGTGATCGTAGCGCGCGATGCGGAGGATGCCGTGCGGCTTGCCAACGCCAGCCGTTACGGCCTCGGCGCCGCGATCTGGACCGCCAATCGCAAGCGCGCAGAGGAGCTGGCACAGCGACTGGAAGTGGGCGCTGTTCACATCAACGACGTCGTCCACTCCGACCCCCGCTTGCCGTTCGGCGGCGTCAAACACTCCGGCTACGGCCGCGAGCTCGGCACGTACGGGATCAAGGAATTCACCAACATCAAGTCCGTCGTCGTGCGCTAA
- a CDS encoding diacylglycerol O-acyltransferase, with protein MAKEFFERLSAMDRFFLDIEDRNVHMHVGAAAIFEGGSLLDKDGALDFPRILRLAEAVVAEVPRLRQKVHVVPGFQHPVWQDDERFNIHYHVRHTALPHPGDERQLKRLVGRILSQQLDRGKPLWEMWFVEGLSGRRFAAVSKVHHCMIDGLAGVSLMERLLSPQKHAAAPSTLAHWRPRPLPPDWQLFLREAAYRAGVVQQALGVLRSALRRPAETLASGIGLAFGIAEAVVRGFQPATPTPLNRPIGPHRRFDWLRLDLESVRAVGKHFGSTVNDVALALTAGAVRMLLLRRGIDVGSLRFRVLVPVSVRAETEKGLLGNRVSLLVVDLPVDEADPVARLRRVTDETVRLKSSAQAQGAATLEALSDRTVTSLFVTFARLAATTHSYNMIVTNVPGPKQPLYLLGSKMLEIYPVVPLFSDQALGVALMSYDGGLFWGFNSDWDAVPDLHDFVASVEREHRALVASLPRQAARTRMPAKKTRVATPRKPLPKQAQKA; from the coding sequence ATGGCTAAAGAGTTTTTCGAGCGGTTGAGCGCGATGGACCGATTCTTCCTCGACATCGAGGACCGCAACGTGCATATGCATGTAGGTGCAGCGGCGATCTTCGAAGGAGGCAGCCTCCTCGACAAGGACGGAGCCCTGGATTTCCCGCGGATTCTCCGGCTGGCCGAGGCGGTGGTCGCCGAGGTTCCGCGGCTGCGCCAAAAAGTGCACGTCGTGCCTGGATTTCAGCACCCGGTTTGGCAGGACGACGAGCGATTCAACATCCACTACCACGTGCGGCACACGGCGTTGCCTCACCCGGGTGACGAGCGACAACTCAAGCGCCTCGTTGGGCGCATCCTGTCGCAACAGCTCGACCGGGGCAAACCGCTGTGGGAGATGTGGTTCGTCGAAGGGCTGTCAGGTCGGAGGTTTGCTGCGGTCAGCAAGGTCCATCACTGCATGATTGACGGGCTTGCCGGCGTGAGCCTGATGGAACGATTGCTGAGCCCGCAGAAACATGCGGCGGCGCCGAGCACACTCGCTCACTGGCGCCCGCGGCCGCTGCCGCCCGATTGGCAACTCTTTTTGCGCGAAGCGGCATACCGCGCGGGTGTGGTCCAACAGGCGTTGGGCGTATTGCGATCGGCATTGCGCCGGCCGGCCGAGACGCTGGCAAGCGGCATCGGCTTGGCTTTCGGAATCGCCGAGGCCGTCGTTCGCGGCTTTCAGCCCGCCACACCGACGCCGCTGAATCGCCCGATCGGCCCGCACCGCCGGTTCGATTGGCTCCGGCTGGATCTCGAATCCGTGCGCGCCGTGGGCAAGCATTTCGGAAGCACCGTGAATGACGTAGCATTGGCTCTCACCGCAGGGGCAGTACGCATGCTGCTTTTACGCCGGGGGATCGACGTCGGTAGCTTGCGCTTCCGGGTGCTGGTTCCGGTGAGTGTGCGAGCCGAGACGGAAAAAGGTCTTCTCGGCAACCGGGTTTCGCTGCTCGTGGTGGACTTGCCGGTCGACGAGGCCGACCCGGTAGCGCGGCTGCGGCGTGTGACCGACGAAACCGTGCGCTTGAAGTCGTCCGCACAGGCACAAGGCGCCGCCACCTTGGAGGCTTTGAGCGACCGCACGGTGACGTCCTTGTTCGTGACCTTTGCGCGGCTGGCGGCGACCACCCACTCCTACAACATGATCGTCACCAACGTGCCCGGCCCGAAGCAACCTTTGTATCTACTGGGATCGAAAATGCTGGAAATCTATCCCGTAGTGCCGTTGTTTTCGGATCAAGCCCTGGGAGTGGCGTTGATGAGCTACGATGGCGGTTTGTTTTGGGGCTTCAACTCCGACTGGGATGCAGTGCCGGACTTGCACGACTTCGTTGCTTCCGTGGAGCGAGAGCACCGCGCACTGGTAGCGAGCCTACCTCGGCAAGCTGCACGCACTCGCATGCCGGCCAAAAAGACGAGAGTGGCTACGCCCCGGAAGCCCCTGCCAAAGCAGGCGCAGAAGGCATGA
- the mrpA gene encoding Na(+)/H(+) antiporter subunit A produces MLAGAVLVGFGLALVAPWCIRYAGSHWGPRVLAVYPLAVVFLLLAATRWFPATVQTAFPWAPRFGLVWSVLVDGWSVLFALLIAGMGVLVALYAGAYLRHHRFLGRFYMYLTGFTAAMLGVVLASNLLLLFVCWELTSIFSYLLIGFEHEDAKSRKSALQALLTTGVGGLALLVACILLRSAFGTWEIGEIVQGEARWSSAAVELATVLLLLGAAFTKSAQFPFHYWLPAAMAAPTPVSAYLHSATMVKAGVFLLARFHPVFSEHWLWQPALLAFGGTTMLAGALLALPQRDLKLLLAYSTVSALGTLVFLLGIGTEEAAAACVVFLVAHALYKGGLFFFAGIVDHETGTRDVEKLGGLARHWPLLATCAVALALSMGGVIPLFGFIAKELAYEAALHGVAPLGLALLVLCSALQVAVAGYVVVRPLFFRPAERVEVHHAPATELSCGPLVAALASVACSLWPGETLVRLLRSAAAGVYAGPVALELSLWHGWNPTVGLSVLTVVLGALVFVLRPLWCGIAASAGRLARIGPAALYDAAMYALLRLAEWQTRRLQTGKLRQYQAMVLASAVLVLLFATSIVAPPRTHWDWGMFYPTEIAVIVAMLAGMAITILTVSRLTAIAGLGITGYGVGILFLLFGAPDLAMTQFAIETLTVILFVLVLYRLPRFESRSSVRTRIRDALLASAVGGGIAFVVLVLLAQPTASRLAPFFLAQSEPAAHGRNVVNVILVDFRSLDTLGEITVLGLAAIGVGTLMAVRGRWQ; encoded by the coding sequence GTGTTAGCGGGAGCGGTACTTGTCGGCTTTGGCCTAGCGCTGGTCGCGCCGTGGTGCATCCGTTACGCGGGCTCCCACTGGGGGCCGCGCGTGCTTGCTGTGTATCCCCTCGCCGTGGTGTTTCTGCTTCTCGCAGCCACGCGCTGGTTCCCTGCCACGGTGCAAACCGCCTTTCCGTGGGCTCCGCGGTTTGGCCTCGTTTGGTCTGTGCTTGTCGACGGCTGGAGTGTTCTTTTTGCCCTGCTCATCGCTGGGATGGGCGTGCTCGTTGCTCTGTACGCCGGCGCCTATTTGCGGCACCATCGCTTTCTCGGCCGGTTTTACATGTACCTGACCGGCTTCACGGCCGCGATGCTGGGGGTGGTGCTAGCCAGCAACTTGCTGTTGTTGTTCGTATGCTGGGAGCTCACCAGTATTTTCTCGTATCTTTTGATCGGTTTCGAGCACGAGGATGCGAAGTCGCGCAAGTCTGCCTTGCAAGCGCTCCTCACGACCGGAGTGGGCGGACTCGCGCTGCTGGTCGCGTGCATCCTGCTGCGCAGCGCCTTCGGGACGTGGGAAATCGGCGAGATCGTGCAAGGCGAGGCGCGGTGGTCGAGCGCCGCGGTGGAGCTCGCCACGGTGCTGTTGCTCCTGGGGGCAGCGTTCACGAAATCCGCGCAATTTCCGTTTCACTACTGGCTTCCTGCTGCCATGGCGGCTCCGACGCCGGTGAGTGCATATTTGCACTCCGCGACCATGGTGAAAGCGGGGGTGTTCTTGCTGGCGCGCTTCCATCCGGTGTTCTCCGAGCACTGGCTATGGCAGCCGGCGCTTCTGGCGTTCGGGGGAACGACCATGCTCGCAGGTGCGCTATTGGCGCTGCCGCAACGTGATCTCAAGCTCTTGCTGGCGTACTCGACGGTGAGTGCTTTGGGTACGCTCGTGTTCCTTCTCGGCATCGGGACCGAGGAAGCCGCCGCAGCTTGCGTGGTGTTTCTCGTGGCCCATGCGCTCTACAAGGGCGGGCTGTTTTTCTTTGCCGGCATCGTGGATCACGAAACGGGGACCCGCGACGTGGAGAAGCTCGGCGGCCTTGCACGGCACTGGCCGTTACTGGCCACCTGCGCCGTTGCCTTGGCCCTTTCGATGGGCGGGGTCATACCGCTGTTCGGATTTATTGCCAAAGAACTTGCATACGAGGCAGCCCTGCATGGTGTGGCGCCGCTCGGACTTGCACTGCTCGTCTTGTGCAGCGCCCTGCAAGTGGCCGTGGCGGGATACGTAGTTGTGCGCCCCCTGTTTTTCCGCCCGGCGGAGCGCGTGGAAGTGCACCATGCGCCGGCAACCGAGTTGAGCTGTGGGCCCCTGGTGGCCGCACTGGCCAGTGTGGCGTGCAGTTTGTGGCCCGGCGAAACACTCGTACGACTGCTTCGCTCTGCCGCAGCCGGCGTGTATGCAGGGCCGGTCGCTCTCGAACTTTCTCTGTGGCACGGGTGGAATCCGACAGTGGGTCTGAGTGTTTTGACCGTCGTACTGGGGGCTTTGGTATTCGTCCTGCGGCCGCTTTGGTGTGGGATTGCAGCGAGCGCGGGTCGGCTGGCGCGCATCGGGCCTGCGGCCCTTTACGACGCGGCGATGTACGCACTGCTCCGCCTGGCCGAGTGGCAGACCCGGAGGCTACAAACCGGCAAGCTCCGCCAGTACCAAGCCATGGTGCTGGCCAGTGCGGTGCTTGTTTTGCTGTTTGCGACGTCGATCGTGGCGCCTCCGAGGACTCACTGGGATTGGGGGATGTTCTACCCGACGGAAATTGCCGTCATCGTCGCCATGCTGGCCGGGATGGCGATCACGATTCTCACCGTCTCGCGACTCACGGCGATTGCCGGGCTTGGCATCACGGGTTACGGCGTGGGGATCTTGTTCTTACTGTTCGGCGCCCCCGACCTCGCCATGACGCAGTTTGCCATCGAAACGCTGACCGTCATCTTGTTCGTACTCGTGCTGTACCGGCTGCCGCGCTTCGAGTCGCGCTCCTCGGTGCGCACCAGAATCCGGGACGCCCTCCTGGCCAGCGCTGTCGGAGGGGGAATTGCGTTTGTGGTCTTGGTCCTTCTGGCGCAGCCCACTGCGTCGCGGCTCGCTCCGTTTTTTCTGGCGCAAAGTGAACCAGCGGCGCACGGGCGCAACGTAGTCAACGTCATCTTGGTGGATTTTCGCAGCCTCGACACGCTCGGCGAAATTACAGTACTTGGGCTCGCTGCGATTGGCGTCGGCACACTCATGGCGGTGCGGGGGCGCTGGCAATGA
- the mrpB gene encoding Na(+)/H(+) antiporter subunit B, with protein sequence MKSLILLTASRLLFPLMILFSVFLLLRGHNAPGGGFVGGLVASAAIALHALAHGIAATHRVVAVPPVALVAMGLSCALASGLVAWAWGQPYLTGLWIAVPLAGKIGTPLLFDLGVYLLVVGMVTHLLFLLWEE encoded by the coding sequence ATGAAGTCATTGATCCTACTCACGGCGTCGCGGCTGTTGTTCCCACTCATGATCTTGTTCTCCGTTTTTCTGTTGTTGCGCGGGCACAACGCACCCGGAGGCGGATTTGTGGGCGGGCTGGTGGCGTCGGCGGCGATTGCGCTACACGCCCTCGCTCACGGTATCGCGGCCACCCATCGCGTGGTGGCGGTACCGCCGGTGGCGCTCGTGGCGATGGGCCTCTCTTGTGCGTTGGCCAGCGGCCTCGTGGCCTGGGCGTGGGGCCAACCGTACCTCACCGGCTTGTGGATTGCCGTGCCGCTCGCGGGCAAAATCGGGACCCCGCTGCTGTTCGACCTCGGGGTGTACCTGCTCGTGGTCGGCATGGTCACCCACCTTTTGTTTCTTCTGTGGGAGGAGTGA
- the mrpC gene encoding cation:proton antiporter, translating into MELLFAVTIGSLYAGALYLMLRRSIVKLLLGLGLLGHAANLLIFSTSGFRRFAPIAAEGRAPLPGEVADPVPQALILTAIVISFGVLAFAVVLIKLTAAAAGTDDVDSLRTSES; encoded by the coding sequence GTGGAGCTTTTGTTCGCGGTCACGATTGGAAGCTTGTACGCGGGGGCTCTGTACCTCATGCTTCGCCGCAGCATCGTGAAGTTGCTTCTGGGGCTGGGCTTGCTGGGCCATGCGGCCAATCTGCTGATTTTTTCCACGAGCGGCTTCCGGCGTTTCGCGCCCATTGCTGCCGAGGGGCGCGCGCCCCTCCCGGGCGAGGTGGCAGATCCGGTACCTCAGGCACTGATTCTTACGGCTATTGTCATCAGTTTCGGTGTGCTCGCGTTTGCCGTCGTGCTGATCAAACTCACGGCTGCTGCAGCAGGCACCGACGATGTGGATTCCCTGCGCACTTCGGAGAGCTGA
- the mrpD gene encoding cation:proton antiporter, producing the protein MGGLVANSNVLVLPVLLPLAAAAGSLPMGLVWQRRWAIVAVTAHLCVSLVLLFWLARGEVLALQVAAWPAPFGITFVGDTFSGLMLANMSLITWFVIAYATASVPENTQQLAFYPLALVLLSGVSGAVLTGDLFNLYVWYEVLLMASFVLLTLGAARTQLEGGLKYVALNLIASAFFLTGVGWLYGSTGTLNLADLSRRMEELPLTLPRIAGVLLLFVSFGIKAAVFPLFGWLPASYHTPPVAITALFSALLTKVGVYSIIRVGTLLLPSPPAALVDVLLCVAALTMITGVLGAVAQTEMKRLLSFHIVSQIGYLVLGYALYSVAGLAGAIYFFLHVSVAKAVLFLVAGELEHQYGTTHLGQLGGGYRDRPMLAVACFIGAMGLAGLPPLSGFFAKLQLALAAIEQEAVWSLVAALGVSILTLFSMTKIWAEAFWKQAPNQTSPRASVSWAMRVPTVGLALVTVLLGTFAEPLLGLSEQAAEQLLDRSAYLRAVLGGS; encoded by the coding sequence ATGGGAGGGCTCGTGGCAAACTCGAATGTGTTGGTGCTTCCGGTTCTTCTTCCGCTTGCAGCCGCAGCCGGGTCGCTACCGATGGGTTTGGTTTGGCAGCGCCGCTGGGCGATTGTCGCGGTGACGGCGCACCTTTGTGTGAGCTTGGTGCTGCTTTTCTGGCTTGCGCGCGGCGAGGTGCTTGCGTTGCAAGTGGCGGCTTGGCCGGCGCCGTTCGGTATTACGTTCGTGGGCGACACCTTCAGCGGGCTAATGCTGGCCAACATGTCGCTCATCACATGGTTTGTCATTGCTTACGCCACGGCTTCGGTCCCCGAGAATACGCAGCAGCTTGCGTTTTACCCGCTGGCACTGGTGCTGCTGTCCGGAGTGAGTGGGGCCGTGCTCACCGGCGATTTGTTCAATCTCTATGTCTGGTACGAGGTCTTGCTCATGGCCTCGTTTGTTCTTCTCACGCTGGGGGCGGCGCGCACGCAACTCGAAGGCGGGCTCAAGTACGTGGCTCTCAACCTGATCGCTTCGGCCTTTTTCCTCACGGGGGTCGGATGGTTGTACGGGAGCACGGGCACGCTGAACCTCGCCGACCTATCGCGGCGGATGGAAGAGCTTCCGCTCACTCTTCCCCGCATTGCTGGCGTGCTCTTATTGTTCGTGAGCTTCGGGATCAAAGCGGCCGTATTCCCGTTGTTTGGGTGGTTGCCGGCTTCGTATCACACGCCGCCCGTAGCGATTACCGCGCTCTTTTCGGCGCTGCTCACCAAAGTGGGCGTGTACTCGATCATCCGGGTCGGCACTTTGCTTCTTCCTTCACCTCCGGCTGCGCTCGTGGACGTTTTGCTTTGTGTGGCGGCACTCACGATGATCACTGGCGTACTGGGCGCGGTGGCGCAAACGGAAATGAAGCGCCTGCTCTCGTTTCACATCGTCAGCCAAATCGGCTATCTCGTGCTGGGCTATGCCTTGTACAGTGTGGCGGGCTTGGCCGGAGCGATTTACTTTTTCCTGCACGTGTCCGTGGCCAAGGCTGTACTGTTCTTGGTGGCCGGAGAGTTGGAGCACCAATACGGCACGACGCATTTAGGCCAGTTGGGAGGAGGGTATCGCGACCGACCCATGCTGGCGGTTGCCTGCTTCATTGGCGCAATGGGGCTTGCCGGTTTGCCCCCACTTTCTGGTTTTTTTGCCAAGCTGCAACTCGCGCTGGCAGCGATCGAGCAGGAAGCGGTGTGGAGCTTGGTGGCGGCGCTGGGGGTGAGCATATTGACGCTTTTCTCGATGACGAAAATCTGGGCCGAAGCGTTTTGGAAGCAGGCTCCGAACCAGACGAGCCCCCGGGCATCGGTATCCTGGGCCATGCGCGTGCCCACAGTGGGGCTGGCACTGGTCACGGTGTTGCTCGGCACCTTTGCGGAGCCGCTGTTAGGACTCTCGGAACAGGCCGCCGAGCAACTACTGGATCGCAGTGCCTACTTGCGGGCCGTTCTCGGAGGGTCGTGA
- the mrpE gene encoding cation:proton antiporter, which yields MALLHLTLAILWVALTGQWSLSSLLFGWLLAYGVLWLTHPHGSGTYFARVPRVVRAVVVFLWEIVLANLRVTYHVFAPLDRMRPGIVAVPLELRTDVGITMLANAITLTPGTLSLDVATDRRTLYVHGMRIGDPQSFRAEIKNVLEHHVKEVCE from the coding sequence ATGGCTTTACTGCACCTAACACTGGCCATACTTTGGGTGGCTCTGACCGGGCAGTGGTCTTTGAGCAGCCTGCTTTTTGGTTGGCTGCTCGCGTACGGGGTGCTTTGGCTGACGCATCCTCACGGTTCCGGCACGTATTTCGCGCGGGTACCGCGCGTGGTTCGGGCGGTCGTGGTGTTTCTGTGGGAAATCGTTCTGGCAAATCTTCGCGTCACGTATCACGTGTTCGCACCTCTCGATCGCATGCGACCGGGCATTGTGGCCGTTCCTCTCGAGCTGCGCACGGATGTCGGTATTACCATGCTGGCCAATGCGATCACGCTGACTCCAGGAACGCTCAGCCTCGACGTGGCCACGGATCGGCGCACACTGTACGTGCACGGCATGCGCATCGGAGATCCGCAAAGTTTTCGCGCGGAAATCAAGAACGTCTTGGAGCATCATGTAAAGGAGGTTTGCGAGTGA
- a CDS encoding sodium:calcium antiporter, producing MTLVVVLLLGGLGLLIVGAEALVRGAARLATAWGVSPLLVGLTVVAWGTSAPEFVVSVMAALNGQPDIAVGNVVGSNIFNVLFILGTSAAVTPLVVSRPLVAVQVPILVVVSLLTWGLVWDQRLSRLDGLLLILGAFAYTVFAIRTESAPATEELGTTARRWHESPWYNAVLVVCGLVFLAVGSRWFVRGAVELARWLGVSELVIGLTVVAGGTSLPELATSVVAALRGQRDISVGNVVGSNLFNLLLVLGGAALVSSTGIRVASAALHFDMPVMVAVTVACLPVFFTGHKIARWEGWLFLGYGFVYWAYLLAASAEHDALPMFNRVMIVFVLPLTAVTLLVSVARQLQWGRGQSGPGAGA from the coding sequence ATGACCTTGGTCGTCGTCCTCTTGCTCGGGGGGCTGGGGCTCCTCATTGTCGGTGCGGAAGCCCTGGTGCGTGGAGCGGCGCGTTTGGCCACGGCCTGGGGCGTCAGCCCGCTCCTCGTCGGCCTCACCGTCGTCGCTTGGGGAACGAGCGCTCCGGAGTTTGTCGTCAGCGTCATGGCCGCCCTCAACGGCCAGCCCGACATTGCCGTGGGTAACGTGGTTGGCAGCAATATCTTCAATGTGCTCTTCATCCTCGGAACCTCGGCCGCAGTGACCCCGCTGGTCGTGTCCCGTCCGCTCGTCGCCGTCCAGGTGCCCATCCTCGTGGTGGTGTCGCTACTGACGTGGGGCCTGGTCTGGGATCAGCGGCTCTCCCGGCTCGACGGCCTGCTGTTGATCCTTGGCGCCTTCGCTTACACGGTATTCGCGATTCGCACCGAGTCGGCCCCGGCCACGGAGGAACTCGGTACGACCGCGCGGCGCTGGCACGAAAGCCCGTGGTACAACGCCGTGCTGGTTGTTTGTGGCCTCGTTTTTCTTGCCGTGGGGTCTCGTTGGTTCGTGCGGGGAGCGGTAGAACTTGCTCGCTGGCTCGGCGTGTCGGAACTGGTCATCGGCCTCACCGTCGTCGCGGGGGGCACGTCGCTCCCCGAGCTGGCCACGTCGGTGGTGGCCGCACTCCGGGGCCAACGAGATATCTCGGTGGGCAACGTCGTCGGCAGCAACTTGTTCAATTTACTGCTGGTCCTCGGTGGAGCGGCTCTAGTTTCGAGCACAGGGATCCGCGTGGCTTCCGCTGCGTTGCATTTCGATATGCCGGTCATGGTGGCCGTCACCGTGGCATGCCTTCCAGTTTTCTTTACCGGCCACAAGATTGCACGCTGGGAAGGCTGGTTATTCCTCGGCTACGGATTCGTGTATTGGGCTTATTTGTTAGCGGCCTCGGCGGAGCACGACGCTTTGCCGATGTTTAACCGGGTCATGATAGTCTTTGTCTTGCCCCTCACCGCCGTCACCCTGCTCGTGAGTGTTGCCCGCCAACTCCAATGGGGGCGGGGTCAAAGCGGACCGGGCGCCGGGGCGTAG
- the acd gene encoding acyl-CoA dehydrogenase, giving the protein MDFSVPQETQALCRDLERFMEDYIYPLERSRERWVLQAGGPAYPPAIRALQDKAKELGYWAFHLPKEAGGAGLPFMQYVFVNEILGRSPLAPVVCGSQAPDSGNAEILWRFGTEEQKERWLRPLVAGEIRSCFSMTEPEVAGSDPRLLRTTALRDGDDYVINGHKWFTSGAHGAAFAIVMALTNPERENPYLRYSMIIVPTDTPGFRIARGVPVLGDDDNHHAEIWYENCRVPVTNRLGEEGMGFLIAQERLGPGRIHHCMRWLGMAQRAFEMMCRYANQRYAFGSTLARKANIQDWIAEARADIQAARLMTLHAAWKIDTEGTHAAREEISLIKFFGARMLHSVVDKAVQVFGAAGVCDDLPLSHFYRQARLARIYDGPDEVHKMVVARRILQAYSNETGEREG; this is encoded by the coding sequence ATGGACTTTTCCGTTCCGCAGGAGACCCAGGCGCTTTGTCGCGACCTAGAGCGCTTCATGGAGGATTACATCTACCCGCTGGAGCGCTCCCGTGAACGTTGGGTTTTGCAGGCCGGAGGACCAGCATACCCCCCAGCCATTCGAGCCTTGCAAGACAAGGCCAAAGAGCTCGGCTACTGGGCATTTCATTTGCCCAAGGAGGCCGGCGGCGCTGGCTTACCGTTCATGCAATACGTCTTCGTCAACGAGATTCTCGGCCGCAGCCCCCTGGCGCCGGTGGTGTGTGGCTCGCAAGCACCCGACTCTGGCAACGCCGAAATCTTGTGGCGGTTTGGCACCGAAGAGCAAAAGGAACGTTGGTTGCGCCCGCTCGTCGCTGGGGAGATTCGCAGTTGCTTTTCGATGACGGAGCCTGAGGTCGCCGGATCCGATCCACGCTTGTTGCGGACTACGGCGCTGCGCGACGGCGACGATTACGTGATCAACGGCCACAAGTGGTTCACGAGCGGAGCCCACGGCGCCGCTTTCGCGATCGTCATGGCGCTAACCAACCCCGAGCGAGAGAACCCCTACTTGCGCTACAGCATGATCATCGTCCCCACGGACACTCCCGGCTTTCGCATCGCTCGCGGCGTGCCGGTGCTCGGTGACGACGACAATCACCATGCGGAAATCTGGTACGAAAACTGTCGCGTTCCTGTGACGAACCGCCTCGGCGAAGAGGGCATGGGCTTCTTGATTGCCCAAGAGCGGCTCGGGCCGGGACGAATCCACCACTGCATGCGCTGGCTGGGAATGGCCCAGCGCGCCTTTGAAATGATGTGTCGCTATGCGAATCAACGATATGCCTTCGGCAGCACGTTGGCCCGCAAAGCCAATATCCAAGACTGGATTGCCGAGGCCCGCGCCGACATCCAGGCAGCACGGCTCATGACCCTTCACGCCGCCTGGAAGATCGATACCGAAGGGACCCATGCCGCGCGGGAGGAGATTTCGCTGATCAAGTTCTTCGGGGCTCGCATGTTGCACAGCGTCGTGGACAAAGCCGTGCAAGTATTTGGGGCTGCGGGCGTGTGCGACGACTTGCCGCTTTCGCACTTTTACCGCCAGGCACGCTTGGCCCGTATTTACGACGGCCCGGACGAAGTCCACAAAATGGTCGTCGCCCGGCGCATTTTGCAGGCATACTCCAACGAAACTGGCGAGCGCGAAGGGTGA